A single region of the Candidatus Poribacteria bacterium genome encodes:
- a CDS encoding tetratricopeptide repeat protein has protein sequence MKLQLPTLIAVCLAILLIGSIYFFVGDKSELGIAVNLESEEFKQLRTHATDAFNAGRYQQAIELYSEAIKMRPENAEIFNDLGTVYYEQGIKYAGPNWPSWEKELIDETPDEAIAELKVAIDKTTSGVIMFKTRDEAVADAIEDEAKQLGGEVYRQRWENEITLNTLIGETKTYLLRARDHYLYALDLKPTHSVAYRNLGSFFMKVGKTDSALDYYQEAYKLDPRDTELEEYLNQFRK, from the coding sequence ATGAAATTGCAACTCCCCACACTCATTGCTGTCTGCCTTGCTATTCTCCTTATTGGCAGCATCTACTTTTTCGTCGGAGATAAGTCTGAGTTGGGCATCGCTGTCAATCTCGAAAGTGAAGAGTTCAAACAACTTCGCACGCATGCTACAGATGCCTTTAACGCTGGACGATACCAACAAGCCATTGAACTTTACAGCGAGGCAATAAAGATGCGTCCAGAAAACGCCGAAATCTTTAACGATCTCGGAACCGTATACTACGAACAGGGTATCAAATACGCTGGACCGAATTGGCCCTCATGGGAAAAAGAATTGATAGACGAAACCCCTGACGAAGCGATCGCAGAGCTCAAAGTCGCTATTGATAAAACAACATCTGGCGTAATCATGTTCAAAACCCGCGATGAAGCCGTTGCTGACGCTATCGAAGATGAAGCGAAACAACTCGGCGGCGAGGTGTACAGACAACGCTGGGAAAATGAAATCACGCTTAATACTCTCATCGGAGAGACAAAAACCTATCTGTTGCGAGCCAGGGACCACTATCTCTATGCCTTAGATTTGAAACCGACACATAGTGTTGCCTATCGCAATCTCGGTTCTTTCTTTATGAAGGTCGGTAAAACCGATAGTGCACTCGATTACTACCAAGAAGCATATAAATTGGATCCACGCGATACCGAGTTAGAAGAATATCTGAACCAATTTAGGAAATAA
- a CDS encoding AAA family ATPase — MQHKLCANCGFLNPSFKFCGECGMPLDGTPRSPEFPAADTVSIKQTLPHGAERRQLTVLFCDIVDSTAFTEKLDPEELRNLLEVYRTCIMEVVLAQNGHIARYFGDGVLVYFGYPIAHEDAAHRAVRAALGIVAAIETLNPQLHTTFGVEISVRISLDTGRVVVWHISGQEAPEAIDIVGKTPNVAARIEKLATPNTVVIGDTTHQLVEGFFKCEALGASVLRGISQPVNIYQVSGEIPAQSRLDIASESGLTPLIGREREVEHLKQGWAQALAANGQALLIEGEAGIGKSRCVQLIQEHVESHPDAVTLENRCSPYYQNSPLYPILSLFQEHVVQFTSTDTAQIRLEKLENLLRDYNVPTVGQDTEAQAHTPETLPLLAELLDIPFEIQRRTETGTSARLYGRPVKQDTYPSEWRRSQRRQQTLEVLVQVLLKMSEQKPILFVVEDLHWIDPSSIEFLTLLIEKIENARIFTILSWRSDTHPSMVYKSRHNVQSNEDGNSQAVPDGNVTNSAIDREILEKLLRPAWANTLQLEALTPPEVETMIQHVAGDTQLPPNLFTQIVEMTEGVPLFVEELTQMMLSEVPDPDDRATSEEGDALALSSDALDATRSQPQTMQVPVTLQDLLTARLDELGTAKEIIQLGATLGREWTAELLHKIASGVDLGNNIFTDFASLKDELDKLVNAFILNRNEMPDNRFRYTFRHPLLRETAYQSLLKSKRQQYHQQIAEVLESADGFQPELVAYHYTEAGLPEKAVDYWHSAAHRALERSANVEGVRHIMQGLAALETLSTKINTPELQEAVERRELELQTTLGTALIATKGYASPEVEVAYTRARELLETLEKREEAALVDGSDVLLDRVKDLRFPVLFGLWLSHLVRGRLRSARELGEACVAIAKQTESQAFEVEARRALGATLYYLSEFNSALAQLEAGIERYQPQQHPVPAFLHYAAEPGMTLLAYSAPLLWCIGYPTQAEKRINQAVIIGKDTNHPFSEAVSLHFKTVLYQYRGEAEKVMTSATQMLQICQAHGFSAWEAAAMVLKGWAFVAQNCPEEGIAMIREGIDAWKETRGELLMPLFLALLAQAYQRAGQYSLALQTLDAALRVITRTGERTYAAELARQKGELCLILAQETGNNRPTVAQAESYFQEALVIARQQNAKSWELRAAISLSELWHTQNRGEDAYNLLKPIYTWFSEGLDTHDLVRAENLLKQLEIFATTSE, encoded by the coding sequence ATGCAGCACAAACTCTGCGCAAATTGTGGGTTCTTGAACCCATCATTCAAATTTTGCGGTGAATGTGGCATGCCGCTCGACGGCACGCCGCGTTCCCCTGAATTCCCAGCAGCAGATACGGTTTCTATTAAACAGACATTACCACACGGGGCAGAACGCCGCCAGTTAACCGTCCTTTTCTGCGATATTGTTGACTCCACCGCATTTACCGAAAAACTCGACCCTGAAGAACTCCGAAACCTCTTAGAGGTATACCGGACATGTATCATGGAGGTGGTTTTAGCACAGAACGGACACATCGCTCGCTACTTCGGGGACGGTGTTCTCGTCTATTTCGGCTATCCAATCGCACACGAAGATGCTGCACATCGCGCTGTCCGAGCTGCGTTAGGTATCGTAGCGGCTATAGAAACCCTGAATCCGCAACTCCACACGACCTTCGGCGTAGAGATTAGCGTTCGGATCAGCCTCGATACCGGGCGCGTCGTCGTCTGGCATATCTCAGGACAGGAAGCACCCGAAGCAATTGACATCGTCGGGAAAACGCCGAATGTCGCCGCAAGGATAGAAAAATTAGCAACACCGAACACCGTTGTGATTGGTGATACGACGCATCAATTGGTCGAAGGCTTTTTTAAGTGTGAGGCACTCGGAGCATCTGTACTCCGCGGTATTTCGCAGCCCGTGAACATCTATCAAGTGTCGGGTGAAATCCCTGCACAAAGCCGACTGGATATCGCCAGTGAAAGCGGATTGACACCTCTTATCGGACGGGAGCGGGAGGTGGAACACCTCAAACAAGGTTGGGCGCAAGCACTGGCAGCCAACGGACAAGCACTCCTTATAGAAGGGGAAGCCGGTATCGGGAAATCGAGATGCGTGCAGCTGATTCAAGAGCATGTTGAGAGCCACCCAGATGCAGTTACTTTAGAAAATAGATGCTCACCCTATTACCAGAATAGTCCACTGTATCCTATCCTCTCGTTGTTTCAAGAACATGTTGTACAGTTTACAAGCACAGACACTGCCCAGATAAGGCTCGAAAAACTTGAAAATTTGCTCCGTGACTATAACGTCCCAACTGTCGGGCAAGATACAGAAGCGCAAGCACATACCCCAGAAACACTCCCACTCCTTGCTGAATTATTGGATATACCTTTCGAGATACAACGGCGAACGGAAACCGGCACCAGTGCTCGCTTGTATGGTAGACCTGTCAAACAGGATACATATCCATCCGAATGGCGGCGAAGCCAGCGACGGCAACAGACGTTGGAAGTCCTCGTCCAAGTGTTGCTGAAGATGTCAGAACAGAAACCGATACTCTTTGTCGTGGAAGACCTCCACTGGATCGATCCGTCCAGTATAGAATTTCTCACACTCTTAATCGAAAAGATCGAAAACGCCAGAATTTTCACAATCTTGTCCTGGCGATCCGACACACACCCCTCAATGGTATACAAAAGTCGGCACAACGTACAATCTAATGAAGATGGGAACTCACAGGCTGTTCCCGATGGAAACGTTACAAATTCTGCCATAGATAGAGAAATTCTGGAGAAACTCCTGCGACCGGCATGGGCGAATACACTGCAGTTGGAGGCACTCACACCTCCCGAAGTCGAAACAATGATTCAACACGTTGCAGGCGACACACAACTGCCACCAAACCTTTTCACGCAAATTGTCGAAATGACTGAAGGGGTCCCTCTGTTTGTTGAGGAGCTCACCCAGATGATGCTGTCTGAAGTGCCCGATCCCGATGATCGGGCGACTTCAGAAGAAGGCGACGCATTGGCACTTTCTTCTGACGCATTGGATGCAACGCGTTCACAGCCCCAAACAATGCAGGTGCCTGTAACACTACAAGATTTGTTGACAGCGCGTCTCGACGAACTCGGGACCGCGAAGGAGATCATCCAACTCGGGGCAACGCTCGGTAGAGAGTGGACCGCGGAGTTGCTGCATAAAATCGCATCAGGCGTTGATCTCGGAAATAATATCTTCACCGATTTCGCATCCTTAAAAGATGAATTGGATAAATTAGTAAACGCATTCATTCTCAATCGCAATGAGATGCCTGACAACCGGTTCCGCTATACCTTTAGGCATCCGCTTCTGCGTGAAACCGCTTATCAATCGCTGCTAAAAAGCAAACGCCAGCAGTATCATCAACAGATTGCAGAGGTGCTGGAAAGCGCAGATGGCTTCCAACCGGAACTCGTCGCGTATCATTACACCGAAGCCGGGCTTCCCGAAAAAGCCGTTGATTATTGGCACAGCGCGGCACACCGTGCCTTAGAACGCTCCGCAAACGTAGAAGGTGTCCGTCACATCATGCAAGGCCTCGCGGCACTTGAAACACTCTCAACGAAAATTAATACACCGGAACTCCAGGAAGCCGTCGAACGGCGTGAATTGGAGCTGCAAACGACACTCGGTACCGCACTGATCGCGACCAAAGGATATGCTTCACCGGAGGTGGAAGTCGCCTATACACGCGCACGCGAGCTGCTCGAAACACTTGAAAAAAGGGAGGAAGCCGCTTTAGTAGATGGATCCGATGTCTTGCTTGATCGTGTAAAAGATCTCCGATTCCCAGTGTTATTCGGGTTGTGGCTCTCTCATCTCGTCCGCGGACGACTCCGTTCCGCCCGTGAACTCGGTGAAGCCTGTGTTGCCATTGCCAAACAAACAGAAAGCCAAGCGTTTGAAGTCGAGGCACGTCGCGCCCTCGGTGCGACACTCTACTATTTGAGCGAATTCAACAGTGCCTTGGCACAGTTGGAGGCAGGAATTGAACGCTATCAGCCGCAGCAACATCCGGTCCCGGCATTTCTCCACTATGCGGCAGAACCCGGAATGACGCTCCTCGCTTATTCCGCGCCACTCTTATGGTGCATCGGCTATCCGACCCAGGCCGAAAAACGGATTAATCAGGCTGTGATCATCGGAAAGGATACGAACCATCCCTTTAGCGAGGCAGTATCACTCCATTTTAAAACCGTGCTTTATCAGTACCGAGGTGAAGCGGAGAAAGTAATGACCTCAGCAACGCAGATGCTACAGATATGTCAAGCGCACGGATTTTCCGCATGGGAAGCCGCAGCAATGGTACTGAAGGGTTGGGCATTCGTAGCGCAGAACTGTCCTGAAGAAGGCATCGCGATGATTCGTGAAGGCATCGACGCTTGGAAAGAGACAAGAGGTGAACTACTGATGCCTCTCTTTCTCGCACTGCTCGCACAAGCGTACCAACGCGCAGGACAATATAGTTTAGCCTTACAGACACTTGATGCTGCATTGCGTGTCATTACACGTACAGGAGAACGCACCTATGCTGCAGAACTCGCTCGACAGAAGGGTGAACTCTGTCTCATCCTCGCTCAAGAAACTGGAAATAACCGACCAACTGTTGCACAAGCGGAATCCTATTTTCAGGAAGCATTAGTGATAGCACGGCAACAAAACGCAAAATCATGGGAACTCCGAGCCGCGATCAGTTTAAGCGAATTATGGCACACGCAAAATCGTGGTGAAGACGCATATAATCTACTTAAACCGATATATACGTGGTTTTCAGAAGGTTTGGATACACATGACCTTGTACGTGCCGAAAACCTCTTAAAACAGTTAGAAATTTTCGCAACGACTTCTGAATAA